The Phaseolus vulgaris cultivar G19833 chromosome 10, P. vulgaris v2.0, whole genome shotgun sequence DNA window gtagttaaaaccttggttgctaatttgataccaatttagaaactatttaacaataatagaaactaatttagaaaccattttttttttagtttctaaaatgatctctaatttagttactattgcaactaattattttggtttctaaaaattggtttctatttcatgattttcttgtagtgaatgaaCCCtcgtgaaaaatgaaaaatcacTACAACAAATATCACTTTAGGCAACATCAATAACATTATTGTCTAAAGTGTAAAAAATGTTACATAAACTTTAGGCAGCGGGTTACTCACACTTTTCCAACTATGGAGTATTTGCTATTGGCGTAGCTCAAAGACAATAGTTTTTTCCCTATGGTCACACCTGCTTTCAAAATCGTGGCAAATGCATTTACAATATTATTAATGGTTTTTTAACTGTTGCATTTATGTTTATACCACATTTGTTTAAATGTGGCAATtgcattttttattatcattattattattattaacaatttgTTTGTTAAAATAGAATCGAACTCAAGTCCCACAAGTAAACATAACACATATAACTACTAtagtgaaaaattattttttattgttaataatattattaagaacaataataataattttattgttattattaatattattaacgataataataataatattagtaatattaatattattatcaatgttattttattataataacaataacaataataatattaatattaatattaataataatttgaattttgattttgattttagaACTTGTTTTGAATTTCAATTTATAAACCGGTGGAAGTTATTTAGATATGGGAATGTGTTGCACATTAATGGAAAAATCACAACAATTTTGGAAGGACCACATAGGTGTCAAACTTTATAGATGGAATGCtagaaaaatatatgtatttaatttttgtaggaACATATTTGTACTAATCAAGCTTTGTAAGAGATCTAATATTTAAAGATTACAAGTCTATCTTGTTCTCCAAAtcactctctcctataaatagagtgtcttGCCTTATGTATTTCACACattaaattttgaatagaaaataaaCTCTACCAGAGTGTTTGGTGAGCTGAGTCTCCTAAAGgttcttgggtcttatcttATGAGTGTagtgcacttcaagtggcggtTCTTCACGACTTATCTTGGAATCTCTCATCCTTCCAAATGACATGATCCATCTTCCATTCCATAAGCTTTCTCtcatctttctctttttctttcttccattACGCCTTCCATAATTCCATTTCCATTTACTTATTTGTTCCTATTTTTTTATTCGGTCATTATCTTGCTTCCTTCCAACttatgttgttttaattttcacacctcatcatcatcatcaccttatattgtgtttttatctttgccctctagaagtgaaccttcacacttacttaaccacttggttaagttcgtgtctagtaggaatcttctttgggtttctcaccatattcaacttaaaataaaaaatcataaacaaagtgcaacccataaaatgtgcaattctAAAGTCAACTCACATCAAGAATCCTCAACCACTTCTTCCCTTCccattaatatttttcaagaagAAAACATTATAGCTAAAGAGCAATTACCACCACCTAAGAGAACACTTTGAGATTATGCCATGCGGCAGGGGCCAAGACATTTTTATAGTAATTCAATACGTTCTACAACCAAGGTTTTGGAGATGAAACATGCATTCCTCAGTCTTATCAGTCCCATCAATTTACAACAGTGGAACATGAGGATCcatatacacatttttttacattctttgaattggtgggaacaatAAGTTTTCAATCAAGtgatattgaaaatatttatctGCGTTTGTTTCATTTCTCGTTGATAGGAAAAGTTAAAGAATGACTCAAATCACATCCAAATCAAAGCCTCAATAACTAGAAGGATGTGGAGgaaatttttttacaaagattTTTTCCATTCTCTCGCTACATAAaaacaaaatctaatatttctatGTTTAGATAAGGATAAGATGAAGCCtgtgaaatattttaaagaaataaaatagattAAGGCATTAGAATATatagatttaaatttaatataatttgaaGGTATTCATTATCTATTGCTAATGAGTGTGTTGTCTATTCCTAACCAATTTTAGCTGCGGATATTTAGGTGACACAAATTTTTGTTTATTCATGGAAGACATCTTATCATGAGAATGAGGTGGCAATGAACCTACGTGTCATACTTATAACGAAGCTTTAGTTCCTGTGGTTTGCATACTTAGCCAATCATTCAAACGTTTGAATGAAACTATAAAAGTTAATTGATTATAATATTGAATGTAAGAGTGATGTGAGCcccttttcatttttcttttttggatCATTAAAAATCTTGTACGGAATACTTTAAGATTTTTTATACTaaaatgtttcaaaatcttaaacCAATACCATGCATCacttaaatgaaaatatattttgatttttaaaatgaggtacaataatttgaaatcttttaaaatttgatgttacaatttaaaagaagaGTGAATATTTCAACATATTTTTGGGAGAATTATCTCTAGATTTagaagtttataaatttattatatttataatattttatatgaataatattttaattaattaattttcatagCTAATTAAAATGTGACTATTTTTTAAAGCTATTATCTAGGAGTATTTATCCTACTTGTAAGATTCTCATATATTCCCCGTCAACTTTCCCTGTATGCTCATAATCTTGACTTTAAAGTTGCGTtttacataaaaagaaaaactgaaaAAGTTATTTTAGAAAGCAAGAAAATGTGAAACAGAGATAAAGCCAAATCAACAAGTTAAGTAGTAAAATGATATTTGTAACTTGTTTAAAGTGCAAACAAACCTAATTTTTTGGAGGGGTGTTAGAAGACCAACCTATTATAACTTGTGTATCTACCAAATTATCAATTCATTGTAATTTTGTGTTTGTGGCAGGTTAATTCTTACGTAATTGCAATTGCTAggttatttttttctaaatatataatatttagaaAACGTAGCAAAACTATAAATGCCTAATGGAAAATTGAGTCATCTTATAGAGTTTGTAATAAATCTGCATTACCAATCAAGGAAAATTAGGCTGATTGCCACCATATGCTGGAATATCAATGATTTGAATCCACCTAGTTTGTGTTTGGGtaaatttaaaaacaacttTTCTATGTAATtcatttgaatatatatatatatatatatatataatatacatatCACTGAAATTATGTATTGTATATATTAGTAGAATTTGGCTACTTCGTAAGATTTTCCCTTAATTTAAAGAGTTTTATGGAGATTATTATCATGTGATTTTATAAAGtttcacaaaatattttttaaaaaatgcaacgaaatatgaaaattctatttgtgatatatatatatatatatatatatatatatatatattcctcaTTTCATGAGAGTTTTCATATCAAATaagttatcattattttaaattaaattaggtATACTGAAAATTTTCCATTTCCCAATGAACATTTATTTTTCAGTTAATTTGACTTTTGAAGctaaaaagtttcagaatatgAGTTTTTGTATTTATCAATAAATTAACATTGTATtgataacaaaaaaaatgaaatgacaCAAAAACTTGGTTATTTTAAGCAGGAAACGTAACACAGATTATGGTTTCAGTCTGCTTAAATTTGGCATGCATTGAATCACATACATATGAATATGCAATGcaatattcttttaataaaaaaaatgaaagtggtAATCTAAAAAacgttataaaatcattttagaaTCAATACATACAACAATTAGgagaaacaaaattttaatttaatacacTATCCGTTTTAGTTTCAAACCGCATATGCACATGAAACCTTTATGGAACATGTAATTGTTGAAGGATGAAACGCcatataattttgtttcttacatgaaaatcattaattatggagaagaaaataattaattactatattaattaaattaaatattatttcataaattaaaatatttttatatctagagtatattttattattaataaaatttataaattagtttctaaattaatatctaattagatactaattcaTCTAATTTTAGAATTGATAGTTAAATCTTTGATAATACCAatatagaaactagtttataaattttattataataaaaatatttagatattaataatttttttaattttaatcaatatagtaactgattattttttatttttaaaattggtttttaggAAATTGCTattattgtttttgaaaaataattacaattaggaaacaattgattaatgatctctctttttattttattttgaaaattattataatgCCAATTGTGGAACTACATTGGTCTATAAATACGACTAGCGGTTGATTAATCCCAATATCTTGTATTTACAAATCGCATCATGCAAGTTTTTAGTTACATTTCTTTTGTTGTAATAGTTTACTCCCTGCTCCTAAACCCTAGCCATGGTCTCAATCTcaaattatttaattcttcCAAAATTGAAAACGATGATGAATGGAAAGTAGCAGCAGCTACATGGTACGGGGAACCAGATGGTGCTGGATCTGATGGTGAGTATTACTTAGCATGCTGATATTAAATTAACTGAAAAAAAGTGTTAATATTCAACATTTTTCACATATTGAAGTATTTAAATCTGTCATGCATGAATAGATAAACTGTtgtaaaacattatttttcaaTGTTACAGTATCATGAGTTGAAACATTGGTGTTTTTTCTTCTGATGTTGTTGTGTAGGGGGTGCTTGTGGATATGTTGAGAGTGTGGAGAAACCTCCACTCTCTAAAATGATCTCAGCTGGAGGTTCTTCTCTTTATCAAGGTGGCAGAGGATGTGGAGCTTGTTATCAGGTGCATGCAACCTTGATGGTTATTTGCTTCTTCTTGTTtagaataataaatattcaaattgTTTCTTCTGTTCAAAGGTATAAAAAGACTCTCTTATTAGACAGTGATTCAAACATATACTTCAATTTTCAGGTGAAATGCACAGAAAACACAGCTTGTTCAGGAAATGCAGTGAGTGTGATGATAACTGATGAATGCCCTGGCTGTTTCTTAGGATCAGTCCATTTTGATCTGAGTGGCACTGCATTTGGTTCCATGGCAACTCCAGACAAAGCAGATAATCTTCGTAATGTTGGACAACTTCAAATTCTCTACAAAAGGTATAACTCTTTTACATATTTGTTAAcagctaataataataatggtaaTTTTTGTGAGAGTATTTTGGTAACACTAATTTGAAATACCCTTTTGGGTTTGTAGGGTTGCATGCTCCTTTGGGAACTCAATAACCTTTACCATCGACAATGGGGCCAACCCATTCTATTTTGCAACTGAAATAGAATATGAAAATGGGGATGGTGACCTTGTGGACATTGAGCTGAAGCAAGCTAATTCTGACACATGGCTTCCAATGCAACGTTCATGGGGTTCAAGGTGGGCTTTGAACTTAGGTTCAATGATGCAGCCACCATTCTCCATTAAGCTCACTGAAGATGGCAAGAACCAAAGGAGGACCATTGTGGCTGATAGTGTAATTCCATCCGGCTGGAAACCTGGTCAAGTTTATCGATCTGTTGTTAATTTTTAAACACTATCTCTGTGAGATTTCTCATATAACTCAAACCATAACTGCCACCATCCAACAATTTACAAATGTGACGTGTTTCAAAATTCAGACTCTTATATACTAATAAGTATAAtgtagttttaaaattattcaatctCTTTATATAATGCTACAATGCAATTTTAGAATCATTCTGTCTGTTTAAAGAATTtacatttcaatattttttcatcagttaaaataaataaaattaaaggagaCACTTCACGATTTCTCAATCCTTATATAAAAAGATTATAAAGGTCAAACTTCTCAATACCTAACCAAAAGATACTACAAGTCCGAAAATAACAAATCAAACATCAAGAAACTAACATGTAGGAGAGAGAGTAAAACTCGTCAGTACAAACACCAGGTCTCGGGTAGGCACAAACATTTTACGAGCTGCAAGgcaaaaacaaatacaaaacaaaaacaaaagtcTCCTGTTAACAACCAAACCTCGCATCTACACCTTAGGAATGCAATCGTAGATAACCCTCACACAAGTTGACATGAATAATTAACCTGCACAAGTGAACAACCCCACCCAAAAACCCACCTTGCAACATTCTCATTCTTCAAAGTAAGATTATTTTCCAGCATATTGTTACAAACTAAGTCAAGCAAAATCAAGTACTCTTTACGAACAAACAACTGATATCTACACGACCACAAACTTGTACAGAGAAGCACAACAAACCATCCATTTTTGGAGAAAAAGTTATTTCTAAGGTCCACaaacatcatttttttttcagatacTTCATACAAATAATGGGTTTCAAGCACCAATTCGAGTAAGAAAAGTCTCTTAATCTTTCCTTAGTCGTAATTCAAGACCAAATTTTTCTTTGTGTACCATAGTGGTTGACCGAAGAGAACCCCAACCACTCCAAACATAAATATCAAATTCTCCAAGATACCTTGCACTTGAAGAAGAGAGGATTTATCGTCTCCTCTTACTCACCATACATGGAACAAAGACGAGTTTACATTtcaattaaaagttatttttctttttaattacaaCGTAATGCAAAATTGTTAATATATCATTACTTTATTAATAGAATTGTCAACGTATCATcgtttaataataaatttatttctcatTTTGTATAAGaaattcatatataaatataataatacaaaacTGTAAACATTTCTTGAATGTAATAACCAAAATTATCATTAACAgttattgtataattttatatacCATTTCAATGGTGTATTTCCAATTTTAGTCATGAATAATATTTCtatacactataagaaaattattaaatagaaactaaatttagaaactaaaataattagttactattcgactaaattagagactattttataaacgaaaaaaaattattggtatttaaagtagtttttattattaataaaaatttataaaatagtttttaaatttttatttaacccTTATCTACTAAGGGTTTagctatttaatattttatatcctaaattagtctctattaatcTTTTAAAGACCAATTtcgaatctaaaatattaataactaaaaccGAGATAGCaaatttaaataccaatttagaaactattttataaatttttattaataatagaaatcacttttatatgccaataatttttttaatctctaaattagtatttaatttagttaatatagtgactaattatttttttctataaatttgattgctatttaataattttctcgTAGTgatagtaaaatttaaaatatcctTTTTCATACATAATATATGTTCtagccggttgacctgggtcgtctttatgcgtggcttgtcctaacgagctagggcaccttcgttctgcctcgtctatgagtacctgaaaaagaagaacaaaggggcgccctcgcggccgtttgcactccgacgatcaagtcagctagcgagaaacaccaaagtgactgAAGACTGTATGAtaatctcaatgactgaaactgtgtggctaaattgtgttgccctaattgccttgtgctcactaTGGGGTGCtgcgaagacaactagggtttgcgCTCTGTGTGactatgagaattaggttaagACTCGTGTAACTGTcaaagcgtaccttactagggttcttcgtgccctttatataggtgaaaactagggtttacctcttggttgcttgctattatctagggttccttggagaaggtccttgcgccgctattcctAGGATCTGAGCGTATATGgcacatggacttcccttatctggagtgcaatcaATAACCTTGTggccacttgggctctaacttgagcgctgtatctctcgcgccatcatacttcgtgggtgccctaactaatcacgtgtcatgcatgcagccttccctagatatctttaatgagcacgtgggcattgccacgtgcccctttgactcgATCGTTTATTATTtgcggagggtccca harbors:
- the LOC137818943 gene encoding putative expansin-B2, with product MQVFSYISFVVIVYSLLLNPSHGLNLKLFNSSKIENDDEWKVAAATWYGEPDGAGSDGGACGYVESVEKPPLSKMISAGGSSLYQGGRGCGACYQVKCTENTACSGNAVSVMITDECPGCFLGSVHFDLSGTAFGSMATPDKADNLRNVGQLQILYKRVACSFGNSITFTIDNGANPFYFATEIEYENGDGDLVDIELKQANSDTWLPMQRSWGSRWALNLGSMMQPPFSIKLTEDGKNQRRTIVADSVIPSGWKPGQVYRSVVNF